The following proteins are encoded in a genomic region of Nicotiana sylvestris chromosome 4, ASM39365v2, whole genome shotgun sequence:
- the LOC138890592 gene encoding uncharacterized protein has translation MELTITNENTSAGSSGTIQLLDMPASPVIEEYQSEIITEGTQSVIEEGQVYQDKQTIATAMKHYSVMHKFQFRVKRSSHRRYWLICVGENCNWNFKATSINDSAMFKIRSFNRQHTCTLMHDTFIHRKHIAVVVGSMVMPKYCDPKTVYTPKDIQTDMLSQHRVNLSYMQAWRAKEKTLQFLRGHPADSYNKLPKYFYILEKRPVVVVDGTFLKTAYRGIMLTASTMDATGTILSLAYAVVESENDASWK, from the exons atggaattgacTATTACAAATGAGAACACAAGTGCAG gtTCGTCTGGGACAATacagttacttgatatgccagcCTCTCCCGTCATAGaggaatatcaaagtgaaataataactgaagGTACACAAAGTGTTATCGAAGAAGGACAAGTGTATCAAGACAAGCAAACAATTGCAACTGCAATGAAGCACTATTCTGTCATGCACAAGTTCCAATTTAGAGTTAAAAGATCTAGCCACAGAAG ATACTGGCTTATATGCGTTGGAGAAAACTGTAATTGGAACTTCAAGGCAACATCAATtaatgattctgcaatgttcaagATCAGGAGTTTCAACCGACAACACACATGCACCTTAATGCACGATACATTCATACATCGCAAACATATTGCAGTTGTAGTTGGTAGCATGGTCATGCCAAAGTATTGTGATCCTAAGACAGTTTACACACCAAAGGACATACAAACTGACATGTTGTCCCAACACAGAGTGAAcctaagctacatgcaagcatggagagcaaaggaaaagactttacagtttttgagaggtcatccggctgactcctacaacaaattaccaaaatatttttatattcttgagaaGAG ACCAGTAGTAGTGGTTGATGGGACATTCTTAAAGACAGCCTACAGGGGGATTATGCTGACAGCAAGCACAATGGATGCAACAG GTACAATATTGTCTTTGGCATATGCTGTGGTTGAGTCTGAAAACGACGCATCATGGAAGTGA